The Citrifermentans bemidjiense Bem genome window below encodes:
- a CDS encoding serine protein kinase, with amino-acid sequence MTAKNETLRQHLAAVKAGERVFENAFQGIIRMILEPGFEKVVVNGKTTYDFNIFRTGRKHTIGMYDEINSFVSFVKDAAEGGSSKEMAFVLVGEPGNGKTFFVEFLCGKYRNFLQGKNRKYSFRFLNMDRLGNYGRIREIDSETYEDPMILAMNLFEDPDESRRFIAEQGFSEAELDTLYRNYRPLGASTGYILNEIRDYLDNDVDKILESIAIMPVPMSESLGTLTGKYPAKDKITSSAVDLLGEESIQRLLHLSDTNNPYRFDLRRGALARVAGGGVHFSDEIFKNKKDLVQVYLGVIQNRAIEIDGYKWPIDSMIIATSNNSEFNRFLAEKEEAPIVDRCRICYVSHNTNYRMQEGLTGYAIGSDSKTTLTREVLHQDPNLNYAASVGVVLTRLPRSEKLTPIETMKLAAGEVAGEKSIKALAEVIDTLGQEPDITKRFGQRGLGHRSLGRSIQILKESSETNEGRCMVAYDVFRSLERVVLDYVVEPNERAKYLEDLKTGKQLYRERIMTEMFNAYMDEPFAIKKDVQNYVNMIIGIDAENLGPDRMWKYKDPQTGELKALKIDERYVKSVEERIGLKTEEQRASFRTSIRKIYGQKISVDPSYDFMDNLELVKAVTDVRLKSDIAGAGSLIGALANRTNEENQKLYDRMIVTMLGKLGYCRTCAQKTIEYFCTQEDES; translated from the coding sequence ATGACTGCGAAGAACGAAACGCTCCGTCAACACCTGGCCGCCGTCAAGGCGGGAGAAAGGGTCTTTGAGAACGCCTTCCAGGGGATCATCCGCATGATCCTGGAGCCGGGTTTCGAAAAGGTGGTCGTCAACGGCAAGACGACCTACGATTTCAACATATTCCGGACCGGCCGCAAGCACACCATCGGGATGTACGACGAGATCAACAGTTTCGTCTCCTTCGTCAAGGATGCAGCCGAAGGGGGGTCCAGCAAGGAGATGGCCTTCGTTCTGGTGGGAGAGCCGGGCAACGGCAAGACCTTCTTCGTCGAGTTCCTGTGCGGCAAGTACCGGAACTTCCTCCAGGGGAAAAACCGCAAATACAGCTTCCGGTTCCTCAATATGGACCGGCTCGGCAACTACGGCAGGATCCGGGAAATCGACTCGGAGACCTACGAGGACCCGATGATCCTGGCGATGAACCTCTTCGAGGACCCGGACGAGAGCCGCCGTTTCATCGCTGAGCAGGGTTTCTCCGAGGCCGAGTTGGACACCCTCTACCGCAACTACCGGCCGCTTGGCGCCAGCACCGGTTACATACTGAACGAGATCCGGGACTACCTGGACAACGACGTCGACAAGATCCTGGAGAGCATCGCCATCATGCCTGTTCCGATGAGCGAGAGCCTCGGCACCCTCACCGGCAAATACCCGGCCAAGGATAAGATCACCTCGTCGGCTGTGGACCTTTTGGGAGAGGAATCTATACAGAGGCTTTTGCACCTCTCCGATACCAACAACCCGTACCGCTTCGACCTGCGCCGCGGAGCACTGGCGCGCGTGGCCGGGGGTGGCGTACATTTCAGCGACGAGATCTTCAAGAACAAGAAGGACTTGGTCCAGGTGTACCTCGGGGTGATCCAGAACCGCGCCATCGAGATCGACGGCTACAAGTGGCCGATCGACTCCATGATCATCGCCACCAGCAACAACTCCGAGTTCAACCGTTTCCTGGCGGAGAAGGAAGAAGCACCTATCGTCGACCGCTGCAGGATCTGCTACGTCTCGCACAACACCAACTACCGGATGCAGGAAGGGCTCACCGGCTACGCCATCGGGAGCGACTCCAAGACCACCCTGACCCGGGAAGTTTTGCACCAGGACCCGAACCTCAACTATGCAGCTTCCGTCGGCGTGGTGCTGACCAGGCTTCCCAGGAGTGAGAAGCTCACTCCCATCGAGACCATGAAGCTTGCGGCTGGCGAGGTCGCCGGCGAGAAGAGCATCAAGGCGTTGGCCGAGGTGATCGACACACTTGGGCAGGAGCCGGACATAACCAAGCGCTTCGGGCAGCGTGGCCTGGGGCACAGGAGCCTTGGGCGCAGCATCCAGATCCTCAAAGAGAGCTCCGAGACCAACGAGGGGCGCTGCATGGTGGCCTACGACGTATTCAGGAGCCTCGAGCGGGTGGTGCTCGACTACGTGGTGGAGCCCAACGAGCGGGCCAAATACCTGGAGGATCTGAAGACTGGGAAGCAGCTCTACCGCGAGCGGATCATGACTGAGATGTTCAACGCCTACATGGATGAGCCCTTCGCCATCAAAAAGGACGTGCAGAACTACGTCAACATGATCATCGGGATCGACGCCGAGAACCTGGGGCCGGACCGGATGTGGAAGTACAAGGATCCCCAGACCGGCGAGCTGAAGGCCTTGAAGATCGACGAGCGCTACGTGAAGAGCGTCGAGGAGCGCATAGGGCTCAAGACCGAGGAGCAGCGCGCCTCTTTCAGGACCTCAATCCGCAAGATCTACGGTCAAAAGATTTCCGTAGATCCGAGCTACGACTTTATGGACAACCTGGAGCTGGTGAAGGCGGTAACCGACGTGCGGCTCAAATCCGACATCGCCGGCGCAGGGAGCCTGATCGGCGCGCTCGCCAACCGGACCAACGAGGAGAATCAGAAGCTCTACGACCGCATGATCGTCACCATGCTCGGCAAGCTCGGCTACTGCCGCACCTGCGCCCAGAAGACCATAGAGTACTTCTGCACCCAGGAAGACGAGAGCTAA
- a CDS encoding DUF444 family protein, protein MKDLGKYLEELKEKGLDPERYARYLDELAVTRDVPTSDRRGPFPNFSKSLYSWQDLAVLQDQGRVPNSYQCHMKALDELLERDRQREKDGFPRKIKVGRLIKPGKGGKGKIVVVPSTEEEKFLHDPTIRPPGEGGSTGGSGKGDEGEVIGEQKVRETGEEPGQGPGQGEGESHEMGASAYELGKVLTEQFQLPNLKEKGKKRSFTRYIYDLTDRNRGSGQVLDKKATLRKIVETNISLGNVPDPGDMDPTRFLISPRDKVYRIFSQEKDYEPQAMVFFLRDYSGSMAGKVTELVATQHVMIYSWLLYQYAGQVESRFILHDTEAKEVPDFDTYYNSRVAGGTEVASAYKLVNEIVAKENLAADYNIYVFHGTDGDDWDTGGDKSIPELVKILSYVSRMGVTIAEHAGTQWTEVARYLENSGLLRDKPDLLRLDVMHEDAEESRVIEGIKKLIS, encoded by the coding sequence ATGAAAGATCTGGGAAAATACCTCGAAGAACTGAAGGAGAAGGGCCTGGATCCCGAGCGGTATGCGCGGTATCTCGACGAACTCGCGGTCACTCGCGACGTCCCAACGTCCGACAGGCGCGGTCCTTTTCCAAACTTCTCCAAGAGTCTCTACTCCTGGCAGGACTTGGCCGTGCTGCAAGACCAGGGGAGGGTCCCTAACTCTTACCAGTGCCACATGAAGGCGTTGGACGAACTCCTGGAGCGGGACCGGCAGCGCGAGAAGGACGGCTTCCCCAGGAAGATCAAAGTGGGGCGGCTGATCAAGCCGGGCAAAGGGGGGAAGGGGAAGATCGTTGTTGTTCCTTCCACCGAAGAGGAGAAGTTCCTGCACGACCCCACCATACGGCCTCCGGGAGAGGGTGGTTCCACCGGGGGGAGCGGCAAGGGTGACGAAGGGGAGGTCATCGGCGAACAGAAGGTGCGGGAGACCGGCGAGGAGCCGGGGCAGGGTCCGGGACAGGGAGAGGGGGAATCCCACGAGATGGGGGCCTCCGCCTACGAGCTGGGCAAAGTGCTGACCGAGCAGTTCCAGCTCCCCAACCTGAAGGAAAAAGGGAAAAAGCGCTCCTTCACCCGTTACATCTACGATCTCACCGACCGCAACCGCGGCTCCGGTCAGGTGCTGGACAAGAAGGCGACACTTAGAAAGATCGTGGAGACCAATATCTCGCTCGGGAACGTACCGGACCCAGGCGACATGGATCCGACCCGCTTTCTCATCTCGCCGCGCGACAAGGTGTACCGCATCTTTTCCCAGGAAAAGGATTACGAGCCGCAGGCTATGGTCTTTTTCCTGCGCGACTACTCCGGTTCGATGGCCGGCAAGGTGACCGAACTGGTCGCGACCCAGCACGTGATGATCTACAGCTGGCTTTTGTACCAGTACGCCGGGCAGGTAGAATCGCGCTTCATCCTGCACGATACCGAGGCCAAAGAGGTTCCCGATTTCGACACCTACTACAACTCCCGGGTCGCCGGGGGGACAGAAGTGGCGAGCGCGTACAAGCTGGTCAACGAGATCGTGGCCAAGGAGAACCTCGCCGCCGACTACAACATTTATGTATTCCACGGCACCGACGGCGACGACTGGGACACCGGCGGAGACAAGTCAATCCCGGAGCTGGTCAAGATCCTTTCCTACGTGAGCCGCATGGGGGTGACCATCGCCGAGCACGCGGGGACCCAATGGACCGAGGTGGCGCGTTACCTGGAGAACTCTGGGCTTTTGCGCGACAAGCCGGACCTCTTGCGGCTGGACGTGATGCACGAGGACGCCGAGGAGTCGCGGGTGATCGAGGGGATCAAAAAGCTCATCTCTTAG
- a CDS encoding SpoVR family protein → MELINQHTKEIMEGCKERARAAGLSFTDESLEYIVTNRDLIELSPKVMIPTLYDYWVHDVEVLRGKGEYELYPHNPYETVINTRPPISFYNDNNPDWLNVMIFYHVLGHIDFFQNNLYFRHTWEYDFTGQALSDKRVIAKLRAEKGRWVDYILEFARSIDNLVAYHDELSPLFKSPDTVTSSRLDYYFDVFLQVEKKLPVAEYLKEVARYNEAVLQDKEEGERVFFAEVTTKYPEMEAHFAKSRNVKRVERRDLLRFLIENSEFLARDENRWMRSVLEVVRKTSIFFQPQIRTKIMNEGWASYWHEKLFLVDDRIKGHEVDFARVHAGVTSMPRVGMNPYALGMRLMYQLKDMGDKGRTGYDFHRLSDANQRKEFDAKTEQGDEFLFKVRSNYCDYLFIKEFVDQDFTNRYDLFVTGKRLDPQRMVWQYYVKSRDAREYRDMVLASLYHPPHIEIAPERGEDGSLYLVHHFEGKQLVSEYIANTMVGIEYLWGAPVQLETSEAVIEQTRGTAGKEGGEEADITWQRVVYTMNEKTLSRQVL, encoded by the coding sequence ATGGAACTGATCAACCAACATACCAAAGAGATCATGGAAGGGTGCAAGGAGCGGGCGCGCGCCGCCGGACTCTCTTTCACCGACGAGAGCCTCGAATATATCGTGACCAACCGCGACCTGATCGAGCTCTCCCCCAAGGTCATGATCCCTACTCTTTACGACTACTGGGTGCACGACGTCGAGGTGCTCCGGGGGAAGGGGGAGTACGAACTCTACCCTCATAACCCTTACGAGACGGTGATCAATACCCGTCCCCCGATTTCGTTCTACAACGACAACAATCCCGACTGGCTCAACGTGATGATCTTCTACCACGTGCTGGGGCACATCGATTTCTTCCAGAACAACCTCTACTTCCGCCATACCTGGGAGTACGACTTCACCGGGCAGGCGCTTTCGGACAAGAGGGTGATCGCCAAGCTGCGCGCAGAGAAGGGGCGCTGGGTGGATTACATCCTTGAGTTCGCCCGATCCATCGACAACCTGGTCGCCTACCACGATGAACTGTCGCCGCTCTTCAAGTCTCCCGATACCGTTACTTCGAGCCGGCTCGACTACTATTTCGACGTCTTCCTGCAGGTGGAGAAGAAGTTGCCGGTGGCCGAATACCTGAAGGAGGTGGCGCGCTACAACGAAGCGGTCCTCCAGGACAAAGAGGAAGGGGAGCGGGTCTTCTTCGCGGAGGTGACGACCAAGTATCCGGAAATGGAGGCGCATTTCGCTAAGAGCCGGAACGTGAAAAGGGTGGAGCGGCGCGACCTGCTTCGCTTCCTGATCGAGAACTCGGAATTCCTGGCCCGTGACGAGAACCGCTGGATGCGCTCGGTGCTCGAGGTGGTGAGGAAAACCTCCATTTTCTTTCAGCCGCAGATCCGCACCAAGATCATGAACGAGGGGTGGGCGAGCTACTGGCATGAGAAGCTTTTCCTTGTGGATGACCGCATCAAGGGGCACGAGGTCGACTTTGCCCGCGTGCATGCCGGGGTCACGTCCATGCCCCGAGTGGGTATGAACCCGTACGCGCTCGGCATGCGCCTCATGTACCAGTTGAAGGATATGGGGGACAAGGGGAGGACAGGGTACGACTTCCACCGCCTCTCCGACGCGAACCAGCGGAAGGAGTTCGACGCGAAGACCGAGCAGGGGGACGAGTTCCTGTTCAAGGTCAGGAGCAACTACTGCGACTACCTCTTCATCAAGGAGTTCGTGGACCAGGACTTCACCAACCGCTACGACCTCTTCGTCACCGGAAAGAGGCTGGACCCGCAGCGCATGGTCTGGCAGTACTACGTGAAGAGCCGCGACGCGCGCGAGTACCGGGACATGGTGCTTGCCTCGCTGTACCACCCGCCGCATATAGAGATAGCACCGGAGCGGGGCGAGGACGGCTCTCTGTACCTCGTGCACCACTTCGAGGGGAAACAACTGGTCTCGGAGTACATCGCCAACACCATGGTGGGTATAGAGTACCTCTGGGGGGCGCCGGTACAGCTTGAGACCAGCGAGGCGGTGATCGAACAGACCCGCGGCACCGCCGGCAAGGAGGGTGGTGAGGAAGCGGACATCACCTGGCAGCGCGTAGTCTATACCATGAACGAAAAAACCTTGAGCCGGCAGGTACTGTGA
- a CDS encoding serine protein kinase PrkA — MPDLQTVIKQLSRTIVEHKNAAHMSFEEFMQLATEQPERVMRNIFQLFHDMVKNYVSEGTDEYPEDPESINFVPYDTRKLFVENSDRPFFADRLFANRFINHVAAMKSGARQNKIYIFEGPPGSGKSTFLNNILMKFEEYASTEQGTCHEVVWHLDRRVLGSFKEHQVSAFVEKLSHLLDEYELESHEHIDTRALLRGGDVVEVPCPSHDSPLLMIDKAQRRAFFDDLFQNDSFKWKLFTEKEYDWVFRDSPCTICTSIFQALSARLEDPADIFSMIKVRPYRFNRRLGEGITVFNPGDKSMKQNILTNDMLQRKIDLLLGDSNEVKYIFSNFAKTNNGIYALMDVKSHNAERLLELHNIISEGIHKVEDIEENVRSLFIALMNPEDERSIEGVQSFSDRIEFINIPYVMDLNTEVEIYRNIFGKHIDGSFLPRVLHNFARVIISTRMNVKSDALLEWIGDPEKYRFYCDENLQILKMEIYTGHIPDWLTEEDRKRLNAKRRKKIIAESEHEGDHGFSGRESIKIFSDFYAAYARKDKMITMSHLSTFFTRWHKELKESIPDGFMESLVHNYDYVVLQEVKEALYYYNESQIERDILHYMFAVNFEPGAVEVCRFTGEKLEITEDFLAGIERRLIGPKAEDEARLAFRQETQREYTGRTLTQEIMVEGKPAQDTTLFQSLHDRYVFNLKEKVLEPFLENANFRRAIKDFDTEAFKTYDKRIRDDVTFLINNLSSEKFKYTKQFAKEICVYVIDNDLARKFHV, encoded by the coding sequence ATGCCAGATCTACAGACAGTGATAAAGCAGTTGAGCCGCACCATCGTGGAGCACAAGAACGCGGCGCACATGTCCTTCGAGGAGTTTATGCAGCTCGCCACCGAGCAGCCGGAAAGGGTGATGCGCAACATCTTCCAGCTCTTCCACGACATGGTGAAGAACTACGTCAGCGAGGGGACCGACGAGTATCCGGAGGATCCGGAATCAATCAACTTCGTCCCCTACGATACCCGGAAGCTCTTCGTGGAAAACTCGGACCGTCCCTTCTTCGCGGACCGCCTGTTCGCCAACCGCTTCATCAACCACGTGGCCGCCATGAAGAGCGGGGCACGCCAGAACAAGATCTACATCTTCGAGGGCCCCCCAGGCTCCGGCAAGAGCACCTTCTTGAACAACATCCTGATGAAGTTCGAGGAGTATGCGAGCACGGAGCAGGGCACCTGCCACGAGGTGGTGTGGCACCTGGACCGCCGCGTGCTGGGGAGCTTTAAGGAGCACCAGGTGAGCGCTTTCGTCGAGAAGCTCTCCCACCTCCTGGACGAGTACGAGCTGGAGTCGCACGAGCATATCGACACCCGGGCCCTTCTGCGCGGCGGCGATGTGGTCGAGGTACCCTGCCCTTCGCACGACTCCCCGCTCTTGATGATCGACAAGGCGCAGCGCAGGGCGTTTTTCGACGACCTGTTCCAGAACGATTCTTTCAAGTGGAAACTCTTCACCGAGAAAGAGTACGATTGGGTCTTCCGCGATTCCCCCTGCACCATCTGCACCTCCATCTTCCAGGCGCTTTCGGCGAGGCTGGAGGACCCGGCCGATATCTTCAGCATGATCAAGGTTCGTCCCTACCGCTTCAACCGCAGGCTGGGTGAGGGGATCACCGTCTTCAACCCCGGCGACAAGTCGATGAAGCAGAACATCCTCACCAACGACATGCTGCAGAGAAAGATCGACCTCCTTTTGGGCGACAGCAACGAGGTGAAATACATCTTCTCCAACTTCGCCAAGACCAACAACGGCATCTACGCGCTCATGGACGTGAAGTCCCACAACGCGGAGCGCCTGCTGGAGCTGCACAACATCATCAGCGAGGGGATCCACAAGGTCGAGGACATCGAGGAGAACGTGAGGAGCCTCTTCATCGCCCTGATGAACCCGGAAGACGAGCGGAGCATCGAGGGGGTGCAGTCATTCTCCGACCGCATCGAGTTCATCAACATCCCTTATGTCATGGACTTGAACACCGAGGTGGAGATCTACCGCAACATCTTCGGCAAGCATATCGACGGGAGCTTCCTCCCCCGGGTGCTGCACAACTTCGCGCGTGTCATCATCTCGACCCGGATGAACGTGAAGTCCGACGCCCTCCTGGAATGGATCGGTGACCCGGAGAAGTACAGGTTCTACTGCGACGAGAACCTGCAGATACTGAAAATGGAGATTTACACCGGGCACATCCCCGACTGGCTCACCGAAGAGGACAGAAAGAGGCTCAACGCCAAGCGGAGGAAGAAGATCATCGCCGAGAGCGAGCACGAGGGGGACCACGGCTTCTCCGGGCGTGAATCGATCAAGATCTTCTCCGACTTTTACGCCGCCTACGCCAGAAAAGACAAAATGATCACCATGAGCCACCTCTCCACCTTCTTCACCAGGTGGCACAAGGAGCTCAAGGAATCGATCCCCGATGGTTTCATGGAGTCGCTGGTGCACAACTACGATTACGTTGTGCTCCAGGAGGTGAAGGAGGCGCTCTACTACTACAACGAGTCCCAGATCGAGCGCGACATCCTGCACTACATGTTCGCCGTCAACTTCGAGCCCGGCGCGGTCGAGGTCTGCCGCTTCACCGGAGAGAAGCTGGAGATAACCGAGGACTTCCTGGCCGGCATTGAAAGGCGGCTCATTGGGCCCAAGGCGGAGGACGAGGCGAGGCTGGCGTTCCGGCAGGAGACCCAGAGGGAGTACACCGGTCGCACCCTGACCCAAGAAATCATGGTCGAAGGTAAGCCCGCACAGGATACGACGCTGTTCCAGTCGCTGCACGACCGCTACGTATTCAACCTGAAGGAGAAGGTGCTGGAGCCTTTCCTGGAGAATGCCAACTTCCGGCGCGCCATCAAGGACTTCGATACCGAAGCTTTTAAGACCTACGACAAGAGGATCCGGGACGACGTCACCTTCCTGATCAACAACCTCAGCTCAGAGAAGTTCAAGTACACCAAGCAGTTCGCCAAAGAAATCTGCGTCTACGTGATAGACAACGACCTCGCCCGCAAGTTCCACGTTTAG
- a CDS encoding methyl-accepting chemotaxis protein: protein MNRIWNYYLDLTIKFRLGLLCVCYSLCLVASVIASQADSPLIKYGSVTLFIVAGGLFGWVNIWSIRNPLARAVCYLETMGHGDLSEQIVVNRHNEISQMLHAVKKLQESMRGMLAGIKQTADHLTLASSELSATSQQMAQGTEHASRQSNSVSSAVVEMAGVSNDIALSCQQMADRAGSTSSATTRGEETITRMTSVMEEIERMVIGTVDAVKALGTNSDKIGDIVVAIEDIADQTNLLALNAAIEAARAGEQGRGFAVVADEVRRLAERTTASTHEVQSIIRSLQGNVKNVVGLMERSAGSVRSGTEDVQHSSRAIGTIKEQITPLLEYVSQVAIAAEEQSATTSNITDSMREIIGVVEEAASGAQNSARAAAELAASARSLQEMVNRFKTV, encoded by the coding sequence ATGAACCGGATCTGGAACTATTATCTCGACCTCACCATTAAATTCAGGCTGGGCCTGCTCTGCGTCTGCTACAGCCTCTGCCTCGTTGCTTCGGTGATTGCCTCGCAGGCCGACTCGCCGCTGATCAAATACGGCTCCGTCACCCTCTTCATTGTCGCCGGGGGACTGTTTGGCTGGGTCAACATCTGGTCCATCAGGAATCCCCTCGCCAGGGCCGTCTGTTATCTGGAGACCATGGGCCACGGGGACCTGAGCGAGCAGATCGTAGTGAACCGCCATAACGAGATCAGCCAGATGCTGCACGCGGTGAAGAAACTTCAGGAATCGATGCGGGGGATGCTCGCCGGCATCAAGCAGACCGCCGACCATCTCACCCTGGCGTCTTCCGAACTGAGCGCCACCTCGCAGCAGATGGCGCAAGGAACCGAGCATGCCTCGCGGCAATCCAACTCCGTCTCCAGCGCCGTGGTCGAGATGGCGGGGGTGAGCAACGACATAGCTTTGAGCTGCCAGCAGATGGCGGACCGCGCGGGTAGCACCAGCAGCGCCACGACAAGGGGGGAGGAGACCATCACCCGGATGACCTCGGTCATGGAGGAGATAGAGCGGATGGTGATCGGGACGGTGGACGCGGTCAAGGCGCTGGGAACCAACTCCGACAAGATAGGCGACATCGTGGTGGCCATCGAGGACATCGCGGACCAGACCAACCTTTTGGCCCTCAATGCGGCGATCGAAGCGGCACGTGCCGGGGAGCAGGGTCGGGGCTTCGCGGTGGTGGCCGACGAGGTGAGAAGGCTCGCGGAACGGACCACCGCCTCGACCCATGAGGTGCAGAGCATCATCCGCAGCCTGCAGGGCAACGTGAAGAACGTGGTGGGGCTGATGGAGCGGAGCGCCGGCAGTGTCAGAAGTGGGACGGAGGACGTGCAGCATTCCAGCCGCGCCATCGGGACCATCAAGGAGCAGATAACGCCGCTTCTGGAGTACGTGTCGCAAGTGGCGATCGCGGCTGAGGAGCAGTCGGCGACCACGTCAAACATCACCGACAGCATGAGGGAAATAATCGGGGTGGTCGAGGAAGCGGCGAGCGGAGCGCAGAACTCGGCCCGCGCGGCGGCGGAACTGGCCGCTTCGGCGCGCTCGTTACAGGAGATGGTGAACCGGTTTAAAACCGTCTAA
- a CDS encoding (Fe-S)-binding protein, with protein MDEIISAEIRRFVQEESGNRFGESGERYFDDPLVGFAAADDPLFLKYKEVIGEFHLTPEELAETAEGGCWHPRTVICWVLPITEATRASNRPETMYPSRAWAQTRHHGETFNTSLRRHLVRFLVERGHRALAPQLHPGWREYGETPVGIASSWSERHAAYAAGFGTFSLNDALITERGIAHRLGTVITDLALTPSPRPYLHHKINCLWHRNGTCGACIGRCPVGALSKEGHDKRICRDHVYGTIPAKVAEQYQVASTGCGLCQTRVPCEGKIP; from the coding sequence ATGGACGAGATCATTTCTGCAGAGATACGCCGCTTCGTTCAGGAAGAAAGCGGCAACCGGTTCGGTGAGAGCGGGGAGCGCTATTTCGACGACCCCCTAGTCGGGTTCGCCGCGGCGGACGATCCCCTTTTCCTCAAATACAAAGAGGTGATCGGGGAATTCCACTTAACCCCTGAGGAACTGGCTGAAACCGCGGAAGGAGGTTGCTGGCATCCCCGTACCGTGATCTGCTGGGTGCTTCCTATCACCGAGGCCACGCGCGCCAGCAACCGGCCGGAGACGATGTACCCGTCACGTGCCTGGGCGCAAACCCGGCACCACGGCGAAACCTTCAACACCTCGCTGCGCCGACACCTGGTCCGGTTTTTGGTTGAGCGCGGCCACCGCGCTTTAGCACCGCAACTGCACCCAGGCTGGCGCGAGTACGGCGAAACTCCGGTCGGGATCGCTTCATCTTGGTCCGAGCGCCATGCCGCCTACGCCGCCGGTTTCGGCACCTTCAGCCTGAACGACGCGCTCATAACCGAGCGCGGCATAGCGCACCGGTTGGGAACGGTGATTACCGACCTGGCCCTCACGCCTTCGCCGCGCCCCTATCTGCACCACAAGATCAACTGCCTGTGGCACCGCAACGGGACCTGCGGCGCCTGCATCGGCCGCTGCCCGGTTGGGGCACTTTCCAAGGAGGGGCACGACAAGCGGATCTGCCGCGACCACGTCTACGGCACCATCCCTGCCAAGGTGGCCGAGCAATACCAGGTCGCCAGCACCGGCTGCGGTCTCTGCCAGACCAGGGTTCCCTGCGAGGGAAAGATTCCGTAA
- the sucD gene encoding succinate--CoA ligase subunit alpha, producing MSILINKSSRIVVQGITGRSGLFHTQQCREYGSNVVAGVTPGKGGIHIEGIPVFNTVAEAVKYTSANVSMIFVPPPGAADAILEAAAAGLELAVCITEGIPVRDMVPVKAVLQQSKLRLVGPNCPGVITPGECKIGIMPGHIHKPGKIGVVSRSGTLTYEAVKQLTDMGLGQSTCVGIGGDPIIGMNFVDVLKMFNEDPGTEGVFMIGEIGGAAEEEAAVWIQTHMKKPVAAFIAGVTAPPGKRMGHAGAIITGGKGKAADKIRTLTECGVTVATSPTKMGEAMQTAMGSKGNGKKQK from the coding sequence ATGTCCATATTGATCAATAAGTCGTCGAGAATCGTGGTGCAGGGGATCACCGGCCGCAGCGGGCTCTTTCACACCCAGCAGTGCCGCGAGTACGGCAGCAACGTGGTAGCGGGGGTCACCCCCGGCAAAGGGGGGATTCACATCGAAGGTATCCCGGTCTTCAACACGGTGGCCGAGGCGGTGAAGTACACCAGCGCCAACGTCTCCATGATCTTCGTGCCGCCTCCCGGCGCCGCTGACGCCATCCTGGAAGCGGCTGCCGCCGGTCTTGAACTGGCAGTTTGCATCACCGAGGGGATTCCGGTGCGCGACATGGTGCCGGTGAAGGCGGTCCTGCAGCAAAGCAAGCTGCGCCTGGTCGGCCCCAACTGCCCCGGCGTCATCACCCCCGGGGAATGCAAGATCGGCATCATGCCGGGTCACATCCACAAGCCCGGCAAGATCGGCGTCGTCTCCCGCAGCGGCACCCTCACCTACGAGGCGGTCAAGCAGCTCACCGACATGGGGCTCGGCCAGTCGACCTGCGTCGGCATCGGGGGGGATCCCATCATCGGGATGAACTTCGTGGACGTGCTGAAGATGTTCAACGAGGACCCCGGCACCGAGGGAGTTTTCATGATCGGCGAGATCGGGGGAGCCGCGGAGGAAGAGGCGGCGGTCTGGATTCAGACGCACATGAAGAAGCCGGTCGCGGCGTTTATCGCAGGCGTGACCGCGCCGCCGGGAAAGAGGATGGGGCATGCCGGCGCCATCATCACCGGCGGCAAGGGAAAAGCTGCGGACAAGATCCGCACCCTCACCGAATGCGGCGTAACCGTCGCGACGAGCCCCACCAAAATGGGGGAGGCGATGCAGACGGCGATGGGTTCAAAGGGAAACGGCAAGAAGCAGAAGTGA